The following is a genomic window from Mustela lutreola isolate mMusLut2 chromosome 5, mMusLut2.pri, whole genome shotgun sequence.
TCAGAAGGACCTGGAAGCCAAttatcagtatttattttaatgcCCTAGTTTCCTCAATCTGTCTGCCTTTCCCCTCTCCACTGCCCTGAGCCAGGCCCCAGCAGCCCTTGCCCAGAGGAGGCTTGCTGTGGCAGAGCTGACCTCATCAGCCCCAGTGCCAAACTCCTAACACGGCCCCCGCTCACCTCTTCCGTCTCATCTCACACCCTTCCCAGGTGTTACCTTGTGACACAAGCTATTCCTTCTGCTTGGGGTGTTCTCTCCTGATCCTTCTCCAAGCCAGTTCCTACTCATTTTTAAAGTTCGGCTCAGAGGCCACTTCTATCCAGTCCTTCAAACATTTACTGGTCACCTCCTGAATCTAAAGCACGATATAAAGCAGACCAGCCGTGGTCCCAGCCCACAGAATTCACACCTAGGAAAAAGATGGGACAAAGGACTGGGGAGTAGTAAGCAAACTGTGGGGCCTTTGGTCTGGTGGAAAGGATGGGTATCAGGGAAGGTATTCCTGAGGAAATGAAAGGAGTCCCCGATGAGAAGGAACAAGGCAAAGAGGGTGCTAAAATAGCAATCCTGCTAGAAAGCACAGGCTATGTAAGGGCCCTGTGGTAACAGAAACATCACATGGGCAAAATGAAATGGGCCACATGGCTGGAGCACTGGAGAGGGACAAGTGGTGAGAGGGGACTCTTAAGAGCACAGGATTTCCAGCGGCCCCCAAACCTGGGTAAGTCTCCTCTAATGTGTCCTTCATGGTGTGCCGCTTCCCACCAACTCCCCGGAAACAATCTGATtgccctctgtttctctctctgtgctccagaCTGATCTCCCCGGGCAGCCACAGTTCTGAGCTCTGGGCACATATAGGAACGGAGCCCCTGTCAGGTTGGGGAGGTAAGCCTTCCCCGTTCCCCCCCACCAGGGTGAGGTAGGGGCTTCCTAGAGTTTGTCAGACCCTGAGTCCCTATAAGAGAGAAGCTAAGGGCCCCTGGGCCTCTGTGGAACTTGAGCCTGGGTAGGAGTTCCTGGGGACAGAAGAGGGTTTGCCACCCAAggcttactccaggatgtgggaGCCAGCCAGGCCCTATTCGTCTTGGCGCCTCCTCTGTGTCCTGGATGATAACCCTGTCCACTCAGGACAGGGATACAGCAGGACAAGAGTACAGGGTAATGCAGACAAAGCAGTCACTGAAGAATGGGGCCTTGATCTGTAGATGCCCAGCTCAagaaaggtcctgggatccatcccatTCTCTTAGAACAGTCCAGTGGGGCATGGCCCAGCCTGGTGCGAAAAGGACCGTGATCTGGGGCAAAACTCCCTCATCTAGAAGATGGGAATCACCACAGTTACTTCCTACGGTAGGACCGTGAAATGGAAGCCCCACACACTGTAAGTGCCCCACAACACAAACTGTCACTATGACAAAGACTGTGGTCATATCCATTCCCCCCTTTCGGTCTACTGATGGAATCTCTGTTTTTGTTGCTGGCCACAAGGCTGCCCCAAACAGTCGGTCTCTCCCAAACTCCCTTGCAGCTCAGCATGGTCATGTGACCAAGGTCTGGCTGACAGGATGCTAAAATGGGGGTTGGGCAGCAGCATCTTCTCAAGATGGCTGCCACGGCCCCCatcccttcttccccttcccgcTGGCTTTCTGAAATGTGGCAATTTTGGCCAAGGCTCGAGAGTCATCTCAGACTACCAGTGTTAAGTAGGTGCAGAGAATGGCCAAGAAATAAGACACAGAGGCCTAGATCTGCCCATTAGTCCCAGACTGCCCACCCCTGGACTTTCTTAGGTGGAAAAGAAGCTGCCACTATTTGGAGTCTTCTACTGCTTGTGGTCAAGGTAATCCTTGCTAATGTGAACATCACCACAGAGCTCTCTGGCCACATTTGGCAGCCCTGCCTCGGTATCCAGAAATAAGGAGAAGCAGGGAATGTGAGGAAGAGCACAAGCTGAGAGTTAAGAGTGCCTGGGGCTCTTCCAGCTTAGCCCTCGTGCTCTGCAGCCTGAGGCAGCTTCTGCcgctctctgggcttcagtttccatACAGGTGCGACAGGAACCCCATTAGCTTTTCACCCTGCCTGGTTCTGCCCCCTTTTCCTCTGGCGGTGCCCTTGACCCCTGACACCCTCTGAGTCCTACCCACCTAGTAGGAACTCCTGGGGGCAGGGCCCAAACCTGTTACTTCATGGGGCATTCTCGAGCATGGAACACACTATCTGGCACACTGTCCACATTAAATAAAGAGAATGAACAAGTGAAGGTAGATGGCCCATCATACTGTGCCCGTGACACACCGAGCCAGGCTCCAAGCCTGGCTCCTGTTGGGAGCGGGAATGCCCTGCAGAAAACATGGCCAGGCTCTGTTGTGTGTTTAGACTCAGTGGGAAGAATGGGATTTTTGAATCACAGATTTGTGTCTGGGTTTCTGGCTTTGGCACTCCATAGTCCTACACCCTCCAGGCACAGTAAATTATCCTTCAGAATTTCTGTCTCCTCGTGCACTGGAGGTGGCAGAACTGTGGGTCAGCTTCCTCAAAGCCTGTCACGACCCCCTTCCTTTTTGCCTTCTTCTCATGGAAGATGAAGGCTTAAGTACTGGGTTTGCCAACCTCCCCTGCAGCCCAGGTGCTCACAGGATAACAATTCCAAACACTGAGATAAAGATGCAAGTTCCTGGTTTTTCTTCCAGAATCAAAAGCAAAAACCTTGTTAAAATCATGCCATTTGGCCTTGCCCTCTCCTGCCCACCTGCAACAAGAACACAAGGCCTGGGGCTTGAGCAGTTCTTGGGGAACTGTGATATGAGAGGCTTGGGGACAAGGGTCTACATGCTACTGATttcggagccaaaggcaggaaaagTCTAAAGGCATCCTGAGCTGCAGTTTCAGCCCTGGAATTCTTGTGAGTGAAGTAAATAAACCCTTCTGCTGAAATCTCTGTGGCGAGGTTTTATTATTGTCGCTGAACACAACCCCATTGACTAGTTACTGGGATCCGCGCAGACCTCCCTCTGCAGGTGAGGCCATCTTGTTTTACTTCGGGGAAACAATCCTCCCTCAGTCTGTCTGTGGTGCGGGTGGGACCACCCGACCTCTGCTCCACTGGGTAGCACCCACGCCCGGCTAATCCAAGTCCTGAGGCTCGGGCCAGAGATGTGCCTGTGACACAAGTTAGTCCCACTAGCATCAGCACCAGGACCCCTGATGCATCAGCTGGCAGGGGCACGCCTATCCTCCCTGCAGCGTGAAACTGGGGTCACGCTGGAGCCACTGTGGCGCCACCTTTGCCACCTTCTAAAGACAAGTATGCAGGGAACGAAGCCAACACAGATGACAGAGGCAAGTTGGGAAAAGTCCTGATGATCCCaggttctgccttcagctgggccTGAAGCTAGTGCCCCTTGGGCTTTCTGAGTGTTTGAGCCCATATACAGAACCTTCTGCTTTTCAGAAGTCAATGTTATACTTCACTTTTATGACAGACCTGCTAACTACAAAAACAcccaaaaaagaattttactttcACAAAGAAAGGCATAAAGTGAGAGTGTTCAGCGCTTGTTTCGTAGTGAGCCATCCCAGAGGCAGCACACAGCCCTCACCTGAGCAAGGGACCCTGCCCGGCTCCTGCCCCGGGAGCCATACTCCGCATCCGGGCACCAGGCCACATCCTGGCACCAGGTACCCACGGCTCTGAGCTGTGTCTGcaagcatctgtgctttatcttgatTTACTTTGTGTatctgttagcaagatgtgtccgaAGGTATCAGGAAAGCCTACACGAGGTTATTTTTTAGGCCTGGGAATGCTCAAATTTTCTTCCACATAAATTAACAGTACTTGCTTCTTCACTATGCCATTTCAGCTTGTGGAAGTTTTCACGGAAACACTCTACTTTCAGAGAGCTGGGGAAACCCGTGCCACTCTCGCTCGCTTGAGCCCCTCAGAGTAGGACTTCGGTCATTGGGGAAGATCTTGGCTAACACAAAGTGAGGCTAGGAGAGCATCCTGTTTATTAAGATGCTAAGGACCCAAAGGAGTCCCGAGAGGTGAGCCCCCAGGCCCAAGCGCCCTCCCCTCCGCCCACCCACCAGCCCCACTCACGCCTGTGATCTTCTTCTTGCACTTGGCACAGCTGGGCGCATAGCGCACATCATAGCAGGGTGGGCAGAAGATGGCCCCCTTCTCCTCAAAGAAACCgccctcttccaggaccttcccACACTGGCTGCACACAAATTCCTCGGGGTGGTATGCGTGGCCCAACGCAACCAGGTAGCGGCCCCTGAGAGGGAGGTGAGGCCAGTGAGAGGGGGTGTATGCCTAGTCTGCAGATGGTTAGTGAATACCTACTCTGAAGCCTGGAAGGGAAATTCATTCTCCCCATCTTCCAGATAAAGGAGAAACAGGTTTGGGAGGTGACCCAAGTGATGACACAGTGATGAAGCCACTCTACTCTGATGACAAGACACGGTGCTCGATGGTGTTGGGATGAAGAGGAGGTTACACTGTGTGGGGGCTGCTGACCCGGGGCCCAGTGAGATAAACCAGAGGAACTGGTGCCCTGGGGGCAGGAGGCCCAGAGTGCCCAGCGGCTCTGAAGACCAGTGGGTACCTGAGCCGACCTTGGTGCCCACTCTGGCCCACTTGCCTGGCCTCTCCATCTGGCCTGGAGAGGGGCCTGTAGGCCCACCTCAATGTCTGAAGAAGGGGGCTCTTCGCAGAGCTGAGAGCTGACAGGCGTGAAGAGCAGTGCAGGACAAGGGCTGAGCACTAGCAAGGTTCTAGGGAGCTAGCATGCCAACTCTGGGCCCCAGGgaacagggcagggagggaggggcctcGGGTCTGTCTGCTCTGAGAGCAGAGGTTTTGGCAGGGATCaagtgagcaggagggagagcagaagggCTGAGAGGGACAGGCCCTTCCCTGCCCGGAGAGTGGTCTTTCTAGGGGTGAAGCCTGAGTGTGCTGTGGGCACATCCTCCATTTCAGCAGGGCAAATGCTGACAGAGGCTGACATGGGGTGGgatgggttgggggaagggatgCAGGATGCAGAACCTGAGGACCTAGGCCGGGTCCCTGCCCCCGCCGCAACTGGGAACTGCATCCTTATCCTCCCACAGTGATGGCTGAGATGAGTGGGGAGCCAGGTGGGGACGCAGAGGTCGGAAACATACCAGGGCCAGGCTTTAGGACGGGAAAGGCCAGAGTAGGAAAAGGAACAGGGCCACCCACCGGATGACCTTGTGGCATTGGTGGCACACAGGAGTCTTGCCATTGTTGCCACTACCGGCTCCTGGGCCCCCTCCAGCGGCTGCCTGCACGATGGATGTGCGGTTCTGCAGAGGCGTGGGTGTGGCTGGCTGGCTGTGCCGGGTCAGCACCGTGCTTGTCTTGTCCGGGGCGTAGCGCTCGGCAAAGGCGGGGTCCACAGCCCAGGGTGGGCGGCTAGTGGGACTGGGGGTGGTAGGGCCTGCCGGGGCTAAGGAAAGTGGCTCCAGGGAGGTGCCCAGGGACCCCAAAGGTCAGGGGCTTGAGCCTGGGGCAGCCTGGagggcccccacccccatccgcATTCCCCTGGAGGCTACCCACCCTTCTCCAGGCCCAAGCCCACTCTCTCTCACCAAGCCAGGGTTCCTGGGGTGTAgctgaggctggggctggggcttctGTCCTGGACACCTGGCTGCAAGATCTGCCATTCAAGGCCTTGTATGGTTGAGGCTCCTGGGGtggccccacccccccaaccttgGTCCTGCTGGCCCCACGGGAGAGACGCCTGGGATCATGGGAGCTGCTGGGCTAGATTCCGGGTCCCACAGGGGTAGGTAAGGGCAGGGCAGCTCCTCCTAGCCAGGTTCCAGCTGGCAGGTCTGTCGTACAGGGCTGGGAGGTGGAGCAGGGCGCTCTCCCTGCTGAGATGGTTCTTGGGGCTTCCTCAGCCCCCAGATAGAGCTCTGATGGCAGGGCCTCCTCTGCCAGGTACCGCCCCCCACTGAGACCCAGACTGGCACGGCCCACACTGGGTCTGAACCATCTAACACCCCCACACCCAGAACACAAACCAAGCCCACGAAGatagaaggcagaggcagaggaagcagggctGAGAATGTTTATTTCCATGCTCCAGCCAGCACAGACCTGGCAGAGAATAATACCACAGGGCAAAGAGGTAAGGCGGTGTCAGACAGAGCCAGGCCCTCCACTAGGCCAGCAGGAGGCTCAGTCCAGGGGCAGGAAAGGAGGGAGTGAGGTAGGCGGAAGCTGCAGCGACCAAGAAGGGGGTGCCCTGGgtagaaggaacagagagagagaggcagagagggcagtCGGCCGGTGAGGGCCGAGCTACGACTGCACGTTGAGCACGTGGGCAGAGCGCTGGTGGTGCCAGTCCCGGAGGCGGGTGTAGCGTGGGCTCTGCAGCTCCAGGACATACTTTTCCctgggggggcagagagaaaaggaggaggaagtaggaggaaggagagatggaagggaggcagggagggaggatggaagggaggaaggcaggaaagaaggaaggaaaacagagagcCCTGGCTGGGGACCCTCAGGAGCAGACACAGGGTGGTGGCTGGAACGGGCGAGGCAGGAGGTGAGAGAGGGGCTACTGCGCATCCTTTTACCTTGATTTCTTCAGGTGCTCCTCATCCGGGTCTTGCACTgagagggcagaggcaggcatTGGCCAAGAGAAGTTAGAGGGCCACCCCAGCCCTGAGCCCCAGCAGAAGGTCACAGGGCACCAGAGCAAGCTCCAGCGGAGCCCAGGCCCAGGCTGGGGGCCAGCAGGAGAGTCcgccctgccctgggctgccACTTACTGAACTCGGTGCCCGTGAGGTGGGCAAGGATGCGGAAGGAACGGGACTGGCCTGTCCCGGGCCGAGGCCGCCAGTCCTCTGTGTCCTCCATCAGCCGCTGCTTGCTGGCATCTGGGACCAGCGGCCGGAGCGGCTGTCTGTGGGGAGGGTGTGGCTCAGAACCTCACGCAGGGGGTGGGCCATGGGGGCAGCCCCTCCCGGGATTGGTGCATGTGGCTTATGGTGCTGGGAGAGTGGGGGAGCGTAAGGCCAGGgccctgcttggtggggggggggggggggcgtaggGTAGCTAAGTGACAGGAAAGGAGggcggctggggtggggaggggccaccGCCCAGAAtgccaaaaggaaggaaaaaaggaacaggCAGAGGGGGCTCACTGACTTGTCAGGGGTCTGCACCTGTGAAGGAaatagacagatggacagataaagggacaaagggacagacacaaggaagaagaaaaatggcaaGGGGTCAGAGTAGCCAGGGGCAAGGCTGCACTGAGTGTCTGGGGCTCAGTCGCCCGACACCACACCCCAACCCAGGGCCACCAGCTGGGGGGCGTTGCCTGGCTCCCAGCGCCCAGGAGGGTGCAAGAGCCACACCCTCGGAGGGGCCCAGTGCCTACAGCCCCGCCCCGGCCGCCAGGGGTCGCTGCCGCACGGTTCCAGCCAGGCTGGGGCGCAACGCAGACTGAGCAGCAGCAGGGGCGTGGGGCCTCAGACAGAAGGCGTAGGCGGGGGCGAGGGCAGTGGGTGGGCAGGTCCGACGTACCCATTCTGTTGCAGGGCGCTGTCAGCGGGCAGGGGCGCCCCGAAGGGCCGGGCCGTCTTGTTGAGGGAGGCGCTGGGTGCAAAGGTGTACCGCGGGGGGTCCGCGGCGGGGGCCAGGGCCTGGGCAGAGACAGAGCCgggcagggcaggcaggggcggggatGCTGGACAGGAGGGGGATGCCCCCCTGGTGTGGAGAGGACAGCGGTTCTCCAGCCCCACACTGACACATCCGGCCGGGAGCatgggggccggggcgggggtcgGGGGGACGACTCAGTTTTCAAGGGGCCCATGTGGGAGGATGATCTCAGCCCACCTGGGCCAAAGGGCAGATGAGTGCGGCTTGTAGCACAGGCCAGCGAGGAAGGcagcagacagacaggcagacatgCGTGGTGCCCAGACCGTGCGGCAGCTCCTGGCCCAACTCCCAGTTTCCCAGACTCTCCCAGCTCTGGCCCCCACCCTCTATTTCCAGCCAGGAATGGGGTTATCAAGGGTATCAAGGCTCCTTGCTGTGGGAGAGGGCTAGTCAGCTCAGCAGTCCAATCCCACCCCTCCCATCACACAGATGTCACCCCAAGATGTCCTAGGCCTACCTTCTGCGGTTTGCTCTGAGGTGGCTGGGccctggaggagaaggggaaggggtaaTAGCAGGCCAGGCCTGAGGGTGCCCTCACCCACCAGGTAGACCAGGGCCCTTGTACCTGCTGAGACCCAGGCTGAGGCGATCCCCACAGGCACGAATCCTATTCTGGGCTTCAATGTGCGTGAGGCTCCCTGCATTCTCCCCATCGATGCTCAGCACCCAGTCACCCACAGCCACACCGGCCTGTGCAGCTTTGCCTCCAGGAGTGAGCTGTGGGGAGATAGAAGGTCACGGCAGCCCAAGGCCTTTGCAGACCAAACTGAGGCCAACATTAGTCAACCCTGTTTAAGCTGTCCCTCTTCTAGAACCCAGAGGCCTCTTCATTCAATGCATTGCTCAGCAGCTGCTGAATACTGGAACCTGGGAGGGTGGGGTTCACATGAACTTCATAAACACCACAATCACCTCATTTGTTCACCTCcatgacccccctcccccatggggCAGAACTGATGTGACAGTCACCAAGCAGCCAGTGGTAGGTGAAGCCCCCAACTTCCCAGCTCCAACCACAGTCTTTGAGGTCCCTGCTGGCCTCCTGCCCAAGCTGTCTCACCCAGCCCGTGGCTTGTGTATAATGCCACTTCCTCCAGGACACTAGGTGTCCTCTCACTGACCTCCTACACTCCCAGCACCCTGTCCTGGGGCCATCTGCAGGGATCTGCCAGGACCCTCTGAGAGCCAGGAATAGGCCCAGGTACCCCGTGAAGTGACTGAAGGGGGTCTAATGTGTCAGCTAGGGCTGTAAATGAGTGTTACCCTGAAGCCTTCGAATGCCACATCACCCTCTCCCCCAGTCATTTGGGCTCTGCCTTGGGAATCCCTGGTTCCTATGAAAAATGAAGGGTAGTAGGGGGCTGGCAGTAATGGTCACCACCAGCATGAACTGAGACAGTCATGAAGGAAGCAGAACTTGGCCCTGAGGTTAGGAGGGGCCATCAGGCCTTGGAAAGCCCCAGTGGGGTACTTCTCAGAGCCCTGATAGAGGTAACCCTGACAAACCCCACTGGGTGCTTCTAGCCCTCTAGCCCCTCAGAAAGGATGATGCAGCTGTTCGTGGGTCCAGCCCACAGAGCTGCCTGGGCATATGGCAAGGGACCTAGCATTAAATACACTTCTACAGGCCAACTGGAAGGCCAATTCACATTTCATAGGTTGGAGGGTAGGACTGAGAGGTACTGGCTGCCCGTGGCCCAGGAGGCTCCTCAGGTGGGCTGAT
Proteins encoded in this region:
- the PDLIM7 gene encoding PDZ and LIM domain protein 7 isoform X5, with product MVPPPPAGSKRAAAAGAGSEHGWWIPTRHFGASHRAAPRRGRAGAGTMESFKVVLEGPAPWGFRLQGGKDFNVPLSISRLTPGGKAAQAGVAVGDWVLSIDGENAGSLTHIEAQNRIRACGDRLSLGLSRAQPPQSKPQKVQTPDKQPLRPLVPDASKQRLMEDTEDWRPRPGTGQSRSFRILAHLTGTEFMQDPDEEHLKKSRSCSQVSRTEAPAPASATPQEPWLAPAGPTTPSPTSRPPWAVDPAFAERYAPDKTSTVLTRHSQPATPTPLQNRTSIVQAAAGGGPGAGSGNNGKTPVCHQCHKVIRGRYLVALGHAYHPEEFVCSQCGKVLEEGGFFEEKGAIFCPPCYDVRYAPSCAKCKKKITGEIMHALKMTWHVQCFTCAACKTPIRNRAFYMEEGAPYCERDYEKMFGTKCRGCDFKIDAGDRFLEALGFSWHDTCFVCAICQINLEGKTFYSKKDKPLCKSHAFSHV
- the PDLIM7 gene encoding PDZ and LIM domain protein 7 isoform X1, whose product is MVPPPPAGSKRAAAAGAGSEHGWWIPTRHFGASHRAAPRRGRAGAGTMESFKVVLEGPAPWGFRLQGGKDFNVPLSISRLTPGGKAAQAGVAVGDWVLSIDGENAGSLTHIEAQNRIRACGDRLSLGLSRAQPPQSKPQKALAPAADPPRYTFAPSASLNKTARPFGAPLPADSALQQNGCRPLTSQQPLRPLVPDASKQRLMEDTEDWRPRPGTGQSRSFRILAHLTGTEFMQDPDEEHLKKSRSCSQVSRTEAPAPASATPQEPWLAPAGPTTPSPTSRPPWAVDPAFAERYAPDKTSTVLTRHSQPATPTPLQNRTSIVQAAAGGGPGAGSGNNGKTPVCHQCHKVIRGRYLVALGHAYHPEEFVCSQCGKVLEEGGFFEEKGAIFCPPCYDVRYAPSCAKCKKKITGEIMHALKMTWHVQCFTCAACKTPIRNRAFYMEEGAPYCERDYEKMFGTKCRGCDFKIDAGDRFLEALGFSWHDTCFVCAICQINLEGKTFYSKKDKPLCKSHAFSHV
- the PDLIM7 gene encoding PDZ and LIM domain protein 7 isoform X4; its protein translation is MVPPPPAGSKRAAAAGAGSEHGWWIPTRHFGASHRAAPRRGRAGAGTMESFKVVLEGPAPWGFRLQGGKDFNVPLSISRLTPGGKAAQAGVAVGDWVLSIDGENAGSLTHIEAQNRIRACGDRLSLGLSRAQPPQSKPQKALAPAADPPRYTFAPSASLNKTARPFGAPLPADSALQQNGQPLRPLVPDASKQRLMEDTEDWRPRPGTGQSRSFRILAHLTGTEFMQDPDEEHLKKSSQVSRTEAPAPASATPQEPWLAPAGPTTPSPTSRPPWAVDPAFAERYAPDKTSTVLTRHSQPATPTPLQNRTSIVQAAAGGGPGAGSGNNGKTPVCHQCHKVIRGRYLVALGHAYHPEEFVCSQCGKVLEEGGFFEEKGAIFCPPCYDVRYAPSCAKCKKKITGEIMHALKMTWHVQCFTCAACKTPIRNRAFYMEEGAPYCERDYEKMFGTKCRGCDFKIDAGDRFLEALGFSWHDTCFVCAICQINLEGKTFYSKKDKPLCKSHAFSHV
- the PDLIM7 gene encoding PDZ and LIM domain protein 7 isoform X6 codes for the protein MVPPPPAGSKRAAAAGAGSEHGWWIPTRHFGASHRAAPRRGRAGAGTMESFKVVLEGPAPWGFRLQGGKDFNVPLSISRLTPGGKAAQAGVAVGDWVLSIDGENAGSLTHIEAQNRIRACGDRLSLGLSRAQPPQSKPQKVQTPDKQPLRPLVPDASKQRLMEDTEDWRPRPGTGQSRSFRILAHLTGTEFMQDPDEEHLKKSSQVSRTEAPAPASATPQEPWLAPAGPTTPSPTSRPPWAVDPAFAERYAPDKTSTVLTRHSQPATPTPLQNRTSIVQAAAGGGPGAGSGNNGKTPVCHQCHKVIRGRYLVALGHAYHPEEFVCSQCGKVLEEGGFFEEKGAIFCPPCYDVRYAPSCAKCKKKITGEIMHALKMTWHVQCFTCAACKTPIRNRAFYMEEGAPYCERDYEKMFGTKCRGCDFKIDAGDRFLEALGFSWHDTCFVCAICQINLEGKTFYSKKDKPLCKSHAFSHV
- the PDLIM7 gene encoding PDZ and LIM domain protein 7 isoform X2, with the translated sequence MVPPPPAGSKRAAAAGAGSEHGWWIPTRHFGASHRAAPRRGRAGAGTMESFKVVLEGPAPWGFRLQGGKDFNVPLSISRLTPGGKAAQAGVAVGDWVLSIDGENAGSLTHIEAQNRIRACGDRLSLGLSRAQPPQSKPQKALAPAADPPRYTFAPSASLNKTARPFGAPLPADSALQQNGCRPLTSQQPLRPLVPDASKQRLMEDTEDWRPRPGTGQSRSFRILAHLTGTEFMQDPDEEHLKKSSQVSRTEAPAPASATPQEPWLAPAGPTTPSPTSRPPWAVDPAFAERYAPDKTSTVLTRHSQPATPTPLQNRTSIVQAAAGGGPGAGSGNNGKTPVCHQCHKVIRGRYLVALGHAYHPEEFVCSQCGKVLEEGGFFEEKGAIFCPPCYDVRYAPSCAKCKKKITGEIMHALKMTWHVQCFTCAACKTPIRNRAFYMEEGAPYCERDYEKMFGTKCRGCDFKIDAGDRFLEALGFSWHDTCFVCAICQINLEGKTFYSKKDKPLCKSHAFSHV
- the PDLIM7 gene encoding PDZ and LIM domain protein 7 isoform X7; protein product: MVPPPPAGSKRAAAAGAGSEHGWWIPTRHFGASHRAAPRRGRAGAGTMESFKVVLEGPAPWGFRLQGGKDFNVPLSISRLTPGGKAAQAGVAVGDWVLSIDGENAGSLTHIEAQNRIRACGDRLSLGLSRAQPPQSKPQKALAPAADPPRYTFAPSASLNKTARPFGAPLPADSALQQNGQPLRPLVPDASKQRLMEDTEDWRPRPGTGQSRSFRILAHLTGTEFMQDPDEEHLKKSREKYVLELQSPRYTRLRDWHHQRSAHVLNVQS
- the PDLIM7 gene encoding PDZ and LIM domain protein 7 isoform X3, with translation MVPPPPAGSKRAAAAGAGSEHGWWIPTRHFGASHRAAPRRGRAGAGTMESFKVVLEGPAPWGFRLQGGKDFNVPLSISRLTPGGKAAQAGVAVGDWVLSIDGENAGSLTHIEAQNRIRACGDRLSLGLSRAQPPQSKPQKALAPAADPPRYTFAPSASLNKTARPFGAPLPADSALQQNGQPLRPLVPDASKQRLMEDTEDWRPRPGTGQSRSFRILAHLTGTEFMQDPDEEHLKKSRSCSQVSRTEAPAPASATPQEPWLAPAGPTTPSPTSRPPWAVDPAFAERYAPDKTSTVLTRHSQPATPTPLQNRTSIVQAAAGGGPGAGSGNNGKTPVCHQCHKVIRGRYLVALGHAYHPEEFVCSQCGKVLEEGGFFEEKGAIFCPPCYDVRYAPSCAKCKKKITGEIMHALKMTWHVQCFTCAACKTPIRNRAFYMEEGAPYCERDYEKMFGTKCRGCDFKIDAGDRFLEALGFSWHDTCFVCAICQINLEGKTFYSKKDKPLCKSHAFSHV